A single genomic interval of Suncus etruscus isolate mSunEtr1 chromosome 10, mSunEtr1.pri.cur, whole genome shotgun sequence harbors:
- the LOC126020155 gene encoding high affinity copper uptake protein 1-like produces MCHLHHHEDTALISSTPETSTSTLPPGFTMVSTPHSEHMSMHTTFYFGYKNVELLFPGLVIQYRVGMLLASLVMFCLALCYEGLKVAREKLTDRAKISPWPHVLRWLHIAQTALHMLQVMLSYVLMLTFMTYNAYLAMAVLAGAGTGYLVFHWKNARLLDSASADPCH; encoded by the coding sequence ATGTGTCATCTTCACCACCACGAGGACACAGCTTTGATCTCCTCTACTCCGGAGACCTCCACCAGCACCCTGCCTCCTGGCTTCACCATGGTATCAACCCCGCACTCGGAGCACATGTCGATGCACACCACCTTCTACTTTGGCTACAAGAACGTGGAGCTGCTGTTTCCGGGCTTGGTGATCCAATACAGAGTTGGTATGCTGCTCGCTTCCCTGGTGATGTTCTGCCTGGCTCTCTGCTATGAAGGTCTCAAGGTGGCTCGGGAGAAACTCACAGACAGGGCCAAGATCTCTCCATGGCCCCATGTGCTGCGATGGCTCCACATTGCTCAGACAGCTCTGCATATGCTTCAGGTGATGCTGAGCTATGTGCTCATGCTTACTTTTATGACCTACAATGCCTACCTCGCTATGGCCGTGTTGGCAGGGGCCGGTACAGGATACTTGGTCTTCCACTGGAAGAATGCCAGGCTCCTGGACTCAGCTTCAGCAGATCCTTGCCATTAG